The sequence CCTCGGCTACCAGCCCGACACGCCGATTGGGGACGGCCTCCAGAAATTCGCCGACTGGGTCCAGGATTACTACGCCGACCGGCCCGTGGAGGTGTAGGAGAACAGCGCGTCGTGGATGGCGAGTGGTGAATGGAGCGTTGCGAATGACTGGAAGCAGGGGGAGGAGGGTTGCAGGAGGCAGGATGGGGGCGTAATGAATCTTGCCTATTTGCCTTGCGTTCATCCTATAACAAATGACAACTGATCCCCGGTCTCATCATGAACTATCGCGACATCATTACGGTCGAGCCAGGTAAGCGGGGAGGCAAGCCCTGCATTCGCGGCATGCGGGTTACCGTGTATGACGTATTGGGGTATCTGGCATCCGGCATGACGCCTCAGGAGATCCTGGAGGATTTTCCTTACCTGACGGAAGAGGATATCCGGGCGTGTCTTCAGTACGCTGCCGAGCGTGAACGCAAGGTGCGCGTGGGGCACCCGTGATGCTTCTGTTCGATCAAAATTTGTCGCCTACCTTGGTCGAACACCTCGCTGATGTCTATCCCGACTCGGTTCACGTGTCGGACGTGGGACTGGATCGCGCCCTCGATCGTGAGGTTTGGGACTATGCGCATGAGCGTGAACTGACGGTCGTGACCAAAGATGCCGATTTCGAGGAGATGAGTATGCTCAGAGGGTTTCCTCCCCATGTCGTGTGGATCCGCCCCGGCAGTTGCACGACGCAAGAGATTGAGACCATCCTCCGGCAGAACCGAGACGCGGTAGAGCAGCTGCACGAGAATCCCGATGCAGGCGTCGTCGAGCTTTACTGAGCAGGTCGCTCTGCGATGGTTGAATCGTGGAAGCGATCAAGTCGACCTCTCGTTCCGGATCCAAGGGTTTAGGATGCAGGAAATGGGAGAGATAGTCGGCCACCGCGAGGGGGCGTCGTCGGTGGACTGTCGCTTCAACGATTCGCGCGGCCGGTTTCACGCAGCTGGTTTCAAATGAGCGAAGCGACACGGGCCGCAGACGACTAACCGAAGGTAATTATTGACATGAGTCGTTTCGCCTTTCTCACGTAGCAAACGAAGAGGTGCTGCGGCGGACGAACGAATGGCGAGTGGAGGACGGAGGGGGCGATGCTGGGCGGTAGCGTGTGTTGGACCGGCCGGAGCAAACTGTCTCCGATGGCTATGGGTACAAAAACGTTGCCCATGCACAAAACCGTTATCCTCCAATGTATGCTACCATTCGAGCCCATCGGGAGGAGATTCTGCGACTGGCCCGGGAGCATGGGGCCTACAACCTTCGACCCTTCGGGTCCGCGGCTCGCGGGTTTTCGGGACGTGCTTCTCCACAACTACATGGGCTTAGATCTGAGAATAGTGGTGTAGTAACGAGTCCGTACCGCGTGCGTATCGAGGATTCCTGCGTAGGCGGTCAGAATAAACAGTCGCCGGCCACTCGATGTCTGACGGCGCTGCCCTGACCACACGTCGAGCCCTGTAACCGCCGATGGACGACCCGCTTCCTATCCGTCTTTTTCTTGTTCCACCGATGCCTTTCCCTTGAGTCGACCGCCAACGGCCACCTTGCGCAACTCACTGCCCCCGAAGAGGTTAAAATAGACAAAAGCTTTGTTATCAGTTAGAAGTCGGTGATGGAACGGGACGCTACCACAACCTACGCATACATCATACGCCGCGACGACGTGCTCAACGGTGAGCCGATCATCAAGGGCACGCGCACGCCCGTACGGTCCATCGTTGAAGCGTGGCGTTTGGGAACGCCGCCCGAAGAGATTCCGCAGGGACTTCCCCATTTGACGCTGGCGCAAGTCTTTGCTGCCCTCGCCTATTACAGCGATCATCAGGACGAGATAAACGCGCACATCGAGCGCAACCACATTCCGGCGGACTTGGTTGGCAAAAGTGTTTCGGGAGAAGAGCTGACCCGGCGTCTGCGCCACCGAAAATCCTCTTAGCTCATCGAGGATCTGATGGAACCACCCCACCTCTTCGCCCGGCTCTATCTGGACGAGGACGTTCACGTACGGATTGTCGACATCGTACGAGGGCGTGGCTATCGGGCGTGCACGACACGCGACGAAGGAATGCTCGGTCGAAGCGATGCAGAGCAGCTTGCATTTGCAGCTGAGCAGGAGATGATGTTGGTTACGCACAATCGTACCGATTTCGAAAAGCTAGCGCGTCGGTACTTTGAAGAAGAGCGTACACATGCTGGCATCATTTGTGCCTTTCGCCGCTCGCCTTACGAGTGCGCGCTTCGTCTCATTTCTCTGCTCAATAGCCGCACAGCAGAGGAGTTCAAAGATCAGCTTCTTTACACATGACGTGCATTTCCCGATTAACATGCAATATCTCACGTTCCACATCCACTTATCCCACCGCCGCCCACTCGATGTCTGACGGCGCTGGCCTGACCACACGCCAAGGCTCCCCATGCAGCATCTCTCCACCCCCACCGGCGCCCTCGCGTATACCGACGTCGGCGCCGGGCCCGCGGTGGTGCTGCTGCACGGCAACCCCACGGCGGCCGCGCTCTGGCAACCGGTCATCGCCCGGCTCGCACCGCACTGGCGCTGCATCGCCCCCACATGGATCGGCTTCGGGCGCTCCGCCCATCCGGCGACGCCGCTTCGTCCGGCAACGCACGCCGCGCACCTGGCGGCCCTCCTGCAGCATCTGAACATCGAGCGGTTCGCGCTTGTGGCCCATGATTGGGGCGGACCCATCGGCTGCGCCCTTGCCACCCGGCAGCCCGCGCGCATCCGAGCGTTGGCGCTCTGCAACACGTGGCCCGGCGCGCCCCAGGCCGTGCATGCGCGTCTGTTTGGGCGGCTTATGGCGAGCCGCCTCGGGCAGCGGGCCGTCGTGCGCCACGATGCGTTTGCTCGGGTGGTGGTGCCGCTCGTGGGCGGCTGGGGCCCGCTGCATCGCGCGCTGCGTAAGTACCAGCAGACGCCGGCGCAGCGGCGGGGCAGTGCGCGCCTCGCGGCGTCCCTCCACACCGAGCGCCCGTGGCTCCGGCGCATCGGACGGCGGCTGCGGCGGCTGCGCAACGTGCCGCTGTGGCTGGGCTGGGGCACGGCCGATCCGGCGTTTGGCGGCACGTGGGCCCGCTGGCGGCGCCTGTTTCCGGATGCACACCTTCGCCGATGGCCCCGTGCGGGGCATTACCTGCCGGCGGTGCGCGGCCCGGCCCTCGCACGTGCCTTGCACTGTTTTCTAAGCTCCGTTTGATACTGGCTCAAAGCAAAGAGGTAGCTGTCGCTAGAAATAAGTCTTGTGACTGTGCACGAGGAGGCTCATGCTTCGTAAAATCCACCAGCGTGTGTCATGCTGAGGATGCCGGCCTCGAAGCGAACGGCGTCTCGGACGCACCGGAGAGCCGCGCGGCCACAATCATCGCTGCTTGAGCACCCGGCTGCTTATCTAGCTTTCGATTTTCTGTATCAGACAGCAAATGCTTTATCCTTCACAGAACTCCAGCGTATTTGTGGATTCTCTCGCTCTAGGCTGTGTTTGAAAAATCAACGTGAGCGTGAGCCCTGGAAGCCGTAGCTGCACGGCGTTCGAAGCAGGGGGAGCGGTCCTACAGCGATGCAGAACAACATAGCAGCAGCTGTCCAACCGAGCGCTGTCCGCGAGGGGAAGTCAAACACAGCCTGATCGATACAAATGGTTTTGAGGCCGACTGCACCAGGGGAAGCGCTTATGACTTGGCCTGCACGCTTTTTTTGTTTTCCCTTGCCCCCCACTTCTCGTTATGTTAATATCGGTTCCGACAGTTTTTGCCCAACCCTCTGTGCCCTATGCGTTCCTTGATGCGCTCCCTTCTCCTCGTTGCGATGTTTGCCGTGTGGGCCGTGCCGGGTCTGCACGCTCAAGAGCATCCGCACAACCTATCGTTTGAACCGGTCGACATGCCGTCGGCTGACGTGTACCGCACCGGCGGCGGCGCGCCCGGCCCGCAGTACTGGCAGCAGCGCGCCAACTATGCCATCGACGTGACGCTCGACCCCTCGGAGCATCGCATCACAGGCCGCCAAACGATCGTTTACACCAACAACTCCCCGCAGCGCCTGGAGCACCTGTGGGTGCAGCTCGATCAGAACTTGTTCAAGCCCGACAGCCGCGGCGCCCGCATCATTCCGCCCGATGCGCGCTTCAGCGGCTTCTTTGCGCAGGGCGGCGTGAAGATTTCCAACCTGCAAACCACAATGAACGGCGTAACCAACACGCCCGAGTACCTGGTGGAAGGCACGCGTATGCGCATTACGCTGGCCAAGCCGGTGCCCGCGAATGGCGGAACGGTAGAGCTGAGCCTGGACTTCTCGTTCATCATGCCGAAGTACGGCGCCGACCGCATGGGCCGTCTGAAGGTCGACCAGGGCACGGTCTATCAGCTCGCGCAGTGGTACCCACGGATGTACGTGTACGATGATGTGAGTGGCTGGAACCCGATGCCCTACCTCGGTCAGGGCGAGTGGTACCTGGAATATGGCTCGTTCGATGTCGAGATTACCGTGCCGCGCGAATACATCGTGGCCGCCACGGGCGAGCTCATGAATCCGGAGGATGTGCTCACGAACGATCAGCTCAACCGCTTGCGCAAGGCGCGCACCACGCGTGAGGTGACGACCATCATCGGCAAGGACGAGGTGGGCGACCCCGGCACGCGCCCCGATGGCGAGGGGCCGCTGACGTGGCACTACAAGGCGGAAAACGTGCGCGACTTCTCATGGGCCGCGTCGCAAGCCTTCATCTGGGATGCCGCCAAGGCCGTAACCGGCGACGGACAGGCGTCAACGGCGATGTCGTTCTATCCGAAAGAGGGCATCGGGACGAAGGAGAATCCGGGCTGGGAGCAGTCCACGAAGTTTACGCAGCACTCCATCGAGTTCTATTCCGACTTCCTGGCGCCGTATCCGTACCCGGTGGCCATCAACGTGGCGGGCATCGTAGCCGGCATGGAGTATCCGCAGATCGCGTTTTGCTCGGTAGAAGCCCGCGGGCAGGGCCTCTTTGGGGTCACCGATCATGAGTTTGGCCACGAGTGGTATCCGATGATTGTGGGCTCCGACGAGCGCCGCTGGCCGTGGATGGATGAAGGCGTGAACACATTCATGAATCAGTATTCGACGCTCGCTTTTTACGACAGCGAGGCAACGAACAAACAGGCCCTGCAGCGCATGAGCCAGATGGTGGCCCGCGGCATGCGCACGCCCCTGGGCGAAACGCCCATCATGACGTACGCCGATCGGATTCCGCCGCAGGCGCTGGGCTTCCTCGCCTATGGCAAGCCGGCGGCCGGCCTGATGCTGCTGCGCGAGCACATCCTGGGCCCCGAGCGCTTCGATCCGGCCTTCCGCGCGTACTTCGACCGCTGGGCCTACCAGCACCCGAAGCCGTCGGACTTCTTCCGCACCATCGAGGATGTGGCGGGCGAGGAGCTGGATTACTTCTGGCGGAGCTGGTTCTACGAAACCGACACCTTCGATCAGGGCGTCCAGTCGGTGACCGATACCGATTCGAGCAGCGCCATCACCGTGGTGAGCAAGAACGAGATGCAGCTGCCGTCCGACGTGCAGGTTACGTTTGCCGATGGCTCCACCATGACGCGGCAAGTTCCGGTGGCCGCGTTCTACACGAGCGACACCTACACCCTCACCGTCAAGGGCACCAAAACCGTCCAGCAGGTGGTGATTGACCCCGAGCAGCTGCTGCCGGATGTGGACCGCAACAACAACACCTGGCGCGCATCGGACGGAAGCGCGTCGCAAGG comes from Salisaeta longa DSM 21114 and encodes:
- a CDS encoding DUF433 domain-containing protein; amino-acid sequence: MERDATTTYAYIIRRDDVLNGEPIIKGTRTPVRSIVEAWRLGTPPEEIPQGLPHLTLAQVFAALAYYSDHQDEINAHIERNHIPADLVGKSVSGEELTRRLRHRKSS
- a CDS encoding M1 family metallopeptidase, with protein sequence MRSLMRSLLLVAMFAVWAVPGLHAQEHPHNLSFEPVDMPSADVYRTGGGAPGPQYWQQRANYAIDVTLDPSEHRITGRQTIVYTNNSPQRLEHLWVQLDQNLFKPDSRGARIIPPDARFSGFFAQGGVKISNLQTTMNGVTNTPEYLVEGTRMRITLAKPVPANGGTVELSLDFSFIMPKYGADRMGRLKVDQGTVYQLAQWYPRMYVYDDVSGWNPMPYLGQGEWYLEYGSFDVEITVPREYIVAATGELMNPEDVLTNDQLNRLRKARTTREVTTIIGKDEVGDPGTRPDGEGPLTWHYKAENVRDFSWAASQAFIWDAAKAVTGDGQASTAMSFYPKEGIGTKENPGWEQSTKFTQHSIEFYSDFLAPYPYPVAINVAGIVAGMEYPQIAFCSVEARGQGLFGVTDHEFGHEWYPMIVGSDERRWPWMDEGVNTFMNQYSTLAFYDSEATNKQALQRMSQMVARGMRTPLGETPIMTYADRIPPQALGFLAYGKPAAGLMLLREHILGPERFDPAFRAYFDRWAYQHPKPSDFFRTIEDVAGEELDYFWRSWFYETDTFDQGVQSVTDTDSSSAITVVSKNEMQLPSDVQVTFADGSTMTRQVPVAAFYTSDTYTLTVKGTKTVQQVVIDPEQLLPDVDRNNNTWRASDGSASQGSGAGR
- a CDS encoding DUF5615 family PIN-like protein; this encodes MLLFDQNLSPTLVEHLADVYPDSVHVSDVGLDRALDREVWDYAHERELTVVTKDADFEEMSMLRGFPPHVVWIRPGSCTTQEIETILRQNRDAVEQLHENPDAGVVELY
- a CDS encoding DUF5615 family PIN-like protein; this translates as MEPPHLFARLYLDEDVHVRIVDIVRGRGYRACTTRDEGMLGRSDAEQLAFAAEQEMMLVTHNRTDFEKLARRYFEEERTHAGIICAFRRSPYECALRLISLLNSRTAEEFKDQLLYT
- a CDS encoding DUF433 domain-containing protein — translated: MNYRDIITVEPGKRGGKPCIRGMRVTVYDVLGYLASGMTPQEILEDFPYLTEEDIRACLQYAAERERKVRVGHP
- a CDS encoding alpha/beta fold hydrolase, which gives rise to MQHLSTPTGALAYTDVGAGPAVVLLHGNPTAAALWQPVIARLAPHWRCIAPTWIGFGRSAHPATPLRPATHAAHLAALLQHLNIERFALVAHDWGGPIGCALATRQPARIRALALCNTWPGAPQAVHARLFGRLMASRLGQRAVVRHDAFARVVVPLVGGWGPLHRALRKYQQTPAQRRGSARLAASLHTERPWLRRIGRRLRRLRNVPLWLGWGTADPAFGGTWARWRRLFPDAHLRRWPRAGHYLPAVRGPALARALHCFLSSV